Proteins from a genomic interval of Terriglobales bacterium:
- a CDS encoding FtsX-like permease family protein yields the protein DTLKEDTQGSGRSRRGFHLGNVLVIAQVALSLVSLVIASLFLHSIVPATAIEPGIPTDHLAVFMLNPGQVGYDKPRTENFYRELRNRLAAQPGVVSASWASNLPLWGRAVNGIVIEGREQQRKSDAVTSVLNTIDTGYFSTTGIPIVSGRDFTDDDREDSLSVAIINQAMAARYWPNQNAIGKRFRLAGENSYRQIVGIARNANYQTLGESPRSCIYIPLRQNFSDSMVLYVRTAGNSSQMLIPAEHVIHDIDPQMPVPDARTGRKIVEQALWTASMGVGMLSLFGLIALGLASIGLYGLLSYSVNRRRREISIRMALGADRMQVLRLVLRHGLRLVSIGLVIGMVLALLSARALSSALYGVSAADATSFMGASFVLLLIGGLACYVPARTASKVDPLLGLRSI from the coding sequence TGGATACGCTGAAAGAAGATACCCAGGGCTCCGGGCGAAGCCGGCGAGGGTTTCATTTAGGGAACGTCCTCGTGATCGCGCAAGTGGCGCTCTCGCTGGTGTCGCTTGTGATTGCTTCACTCTTTCTGCACAGCATTGTGCCTGCGACGGCCATCGAACCCGGCATCCCGACCGATCATCTCGCGGTGTTCATGCTCAATCCCGGACAAGTTGGCTACGACAAGCCGCGCACCGAGAACTTCTATCGCGAGCTTCGCAATCGTCTGGCGGCGCAACCGGGTGTCGTCTCCGCGTCGTGGGCGTCAAACTTGCCGTTGTGGGGACGCGCGGTAAACGGAATCGTGATCGAGGGCCGCGAGCAGCAGCGAAAATCTGATGCCGTAACATCGGTCCTCAACACCATTGATACCGGTTATTTCTCAACTACCGGAATTCCGATTGTGAGCGGGCGCGACTTCACCGACGACGATCGTGAAGACTCCTTATCTGTCGCCATCATCAACCAGGCCATGGCCGCGCGTTACTGGCCCAACCAGAACGCAATCGGCAAGAGATTTCGCCTCGCTGGCGAGAACAGCTATCGGCAGATAGTCGGCATCGCCAGAAATGCGAACTACCAGACGTTGGGAGAGAGCCCGCGTTCCTGCATCTACATACCGCTGCGGCAAAATTTTTCCGATTCGATGGTTTTGTACGTTCGAACCGCCGGGAACTCCTCCCAGATGCTCATACCTGCAGAGCATGTAATACATGACATCGATCCGCAAATGCCGGTTCCCGACGCGAGAACCGGACGTAAGATCGTCGAGCAGGCACTCTGGACGGCCTCGATGGGCGTGGGAATGCTGTCCCTTTTCGGACTGATCGCACTCGGACTAGCAAGCATCGGCCTCTACGGCTTGCTGTCTTATTCAGTCAATCGGCGGCGACGGGAAATCAGCATCCGCATGGCGCTCGGAGCAGATCGAATGCAGGTACTGCGGCTCGTTCTGCGTCACGGCCTTAGGCTAGTCTCGATTGGCCTCGTCATCGGGATGGTGCTGGCGCTTTTATCCGCGCGTGCTCTGTCTAGCGCACTGTATGGAGTAAGCGCAGCTGACGCAACCAGCTTCATGGGCGCGTCTTTTGTATTGCTTTTGATAGGTGGGCTGGCCTGTTATGTTCCGGCGCGCACAGCCAGTAAAGTAGATCCACTCTTAGGTCTGCGTAGTATCTGA
- a CDS encoding DUF5666 domain-containing protein has product MRLVLRGLIASFALIGVLALTSCSGGGGAKSMLPTNANAQSATVTVNIGDSPDDRVAALEVTIASISLINDSGTAVPVLTSPLEIELRHLAGTFRPISLSSVPPGTYIQASIQLSAAEITALDATTGQLVEKDLPVPSSPITVKFASPLVLTTQAATVNLDFNLASSVSIDASGNITFAPTIVATTGMVRPDKDNENESEEGEVEEVVGAVTDVSSPSFTIMLGQGPQKLTFLTNSSTEFKDAGSLSAITTGTIVEVHAVTQTDGTLLATKVEVEVEDENEQEAEAEGLVVSTSGSPVTQFAVLVRDRSGDSSKSSPLGSTLTVNVNSNTNFAIDNDGFDLSKLSFTPIFDASSLVKGQNVEAEMDSHEIEAEDEHSGSMAITADKVRLKQQALTGVVSGLNQNGNASSFTLTVASDSVFAMLAGQTAISVVGQASTELKTTVANGGTVQVRGLLFFSSGKYSMVAARVTQP; this is encoded by the coding sequence ATGAGACTGGTCTTACGAGGCCTCATTGCGTCCTTTGCTCTCATCGGCGTGCTCGCATTGACAAGTTGCAGCGGGGGAGGCGGAGCGAAGTCAATGCTGCCGACGAACGCAAACGCGCAGAGCGCAACTGTAACCGTGAACATTGGAGATTCACCAGATGATCGCGTGGCCGCGCTTGAAGTCACGATTGCTTCGATATCGCTGATCAACGATTCGGGAACCGCAGTACCGGTGCTGACATCGCCGTTAGAGATCGAGCTACGACATCTCGCCGGAACCTTTCGTCCGATTTCGCTGAGTTCGGTGCCGCCGGGCACCTATATACAGGCGAGCATTCAGCTGTCTGCAGCCGAAATCACAGCCTTGGATGCGACCACCGGACAGCTAGTCGAAAAGGACTTGCCTGTCCCAAGTTCGCCGATCACCGTTAAGTTCGCCTCGCCTCTCGTACTAACAACGCAAGCTGCGACCGTGAATCTAGACTTTAATCTCGCGTCATCAGTGTCAATCGATGCGTCGGGAAATATCACCTTCGCTCCGACGATCGTCGCAACCACGGGTATGGTGCGCCCCGACAAAGATAATGAAAACGAATCCGAAGAAGGCGAAGTTGAGGAAGTAGTCGGTGCTGTGACTGACGTTTCCAGTCCGTCGTTCACCATCATGCTCGGTCAAGGGCCGCAGAAGCTCACGTTCCTGACAAACAGTTCGACCGAGTTCAAAGATGCGGGAAGCCTTTCGGCGATCACGACAGGAACAATCGTTGAAGTCCACGCGGTCACGCAAACTGACGGCACCCTGCTTGCGACCAAAGTCGAAGTGGAGGTCGAGGACGAAAACGAGCAAGAAGCCGAGGCCGAAGGGCTTGTCGTGAGCACGAGCGGCTCTCCGGTGACGCAATTTGCGGTCCTGGTACGGGATCGTTCGGGAGATTCAAGCAAGTCTTCGCCCCTGGGAAGCACGCTGACGGTGAACGTAAACAGCAACACGAATTTCGCCATCGACAACGACGGCTTTGACCTCAGCAAGCTGAGCTTCACGCCGATTTTCGACGCCAGCTCACTCGTGAAAGGACAGAACGTCGAAGCCGAGATGGATAGTCACGAGATCGAAGCCGAGGATGAACATTCGGGCTCAATGGCAATTACTGCGGACAAGGTCCGATTGAAGCAGCAGGCGCTCACAGGTGTGGTATCGGGATTGAATCAAAATGGGAACGCCAGCAGCTTCACTCTGACGGTCGCGTCGGATTCGGTGTTTGCGATGCTTGCCGGACAGACTGCAATCAGCGTTGTCGGCCAGGCATCTACCGAACTGAAGACCACAGTTGCGAATGGAGGAACAGTTCAAGTTCGCGGGTTGCTGTTCTTCTCGTCAGGTAAGTACAGCATGGTCGCGGCTCGCGTAACGCAACCTTGA
- a CDS encoding alkaline phosphatase family protein: protein MTLARDREIRYATSLGAAEGLWAMRFTFHFLLVVLCLYLAGCERGITSSIPRSTDGGSQTATPAPTLTFAIQPEKVAPGASATLTWSTTNATTVTINNGIGSVAPNGSRSITATTTQSFTAIAAGPGGTAQIQATLTVLVKPTIAVAVCPDADPECNGETTILIRKNSSAIISWQAQNAMTVSIDQVPNQQFGIQDTFTTPSLSESTTYVLTAIGPGGSASAEATVNVTSRIPDHRYVALVVEENHSFSQVIGNARMPFVNALAKKGALATEYFANTHGSLRDYFELTAGKFLVAGGDFNGSVTADEIAAHVTKAGKTWKSYAESLPWVGYTGYNVYPYEKDHNPFAYFTDVANDPAQAANLVPFDQLAADLKEGTLPNLIYIAPNARHDAHDCPSSAPCTDADKLAAADQWLEANLTPLLNNEEFQEDGLLLITFDESIDSDTEDGGGHVILIAVGPKVRSGFRSKEFYQHQNTLRTICEALDARHCPGDAEDARSMLDLFVP from the coding sequence GTGACTCTGGCCAGAGATCGCGAAATCAGGTATGCCACGAGTCTCGGTGCAGCAGAAGGGCTCTGGGCCATGCGGTTCACTTTTCATTTTCTTCTTGTAGTTCTTTGCCTTTATCTTGCGGGCTGCGAACGCGGGATCACGAGTTCAATACCCAGAAGCACGGACGGCGGCAGTCAGACAGCAACTCCTGCTCCTACCCTCACATTTGCCATTCAGCCGGAGAAAGTCGCTCCCGGTGCATCCGCAACTCTCACCTGGAGCACAACGAACGCAACGACAGTGACGATTAACAACGGAATCGGTAGTGTCGCCCCGAACGGATCGCGATCCATCACCGCGACAACGACGCAGAGCTTCACGGCAATCGCTGCGGGACCGGGCGGCACCGCACAAATTCAGGCAACTTTGACGGTTCTGGTCAAGCCTACGATTGCGGTCGCGGTGTGTCCGGACGCTGACCCGGAATGCAACGGGGAAACGACCATACTCATCCGGAAGAATTCGAGCGCAATCATTTCCTGGCAAGCTCAGAACGCAATGACTGTGAGCATTGACCAGGTGCCCAATCAGCAGTTTGGAATTCAGGACACGTTCACGACTCCCTCGCTGTCGGAATCAACCACATACGTCCTCACCGCGATTGGGCCTGGGGGAAGCGCATCCGCTGAAGCAACGGTCAATGTCACCTCCAGGATTCCGGATCATCGATATGTTGCTTTGGTTGTCGAGGAAAATCATTCCTTCAGTCAGGTGATTGGAAACGCACGGATGCCGTTCGTGAACGCGCTCGCAAAGAAGGGGGCGCTCGCAACTGAATACTTCGCGAACACTCATGGTTCGCTCAGGGATTACTTCGAACTTACAGCGGGAAAGTTTCTCGTGGCAGGCGGTGATTTCAATGGAAGTGTCACCGCAGACGAGATCGCGGCGCATGTGACTAAGGCCGGCAAAACCTGGAAGTCCTATGCTGAGTCGCTTCCATGGGTGGGATACACCGGCTATAACGTCTATCCATATGAAAAGGATCACAACCCATTCGCATATTTCACCGATGTCGCCAACGATCCAGCACAAGCGGCGAATCTGGTCCCCTTCGATCAACTTGCCGCAGATCTCAAAGAAGGCACCCTTCCCAATCTGATCTACATTGCTCCTAACGCGCGGCATGACGCGCATGATTGTCCTTCGAGCGCACCGTGCACTGACGCAGATAAGCTCGCCGCCGCCGATCAATGGCTGGAAGCAAATTTGACGCCGCTGCTAAATAATGAGGAATTTCAGGAAGATGGATTGCTGCTGATCACCTTCGATGAAAGCATCGACAGCGACACCGAAGATGGTGGCGGTCACGTCATCCTGATCGCGGTCGGACCAAAAGTTCGCAGCGGCTTTCGTTCAAAAGAGTTCTACCAGCACCAGAACACTCTGCGAACCATCTGCGAGGCCCTGGACGCAAGACATTGCCCTGGTGATGCCGAAGACGCGAGAAGCATGCTTGATTTGTTTGTTCCCTAG
- a CDS encoding cold-shock protein: MEQGTVKWFNDAKGFGFIQRESGEDVFVHHSAIQANGFRSLAEGQRVEFKVTKGQKGLQAEEVRAL; encoded by the coding sequence ATGGAACAAGGAACAGTTAAGTGGTTTAACGACGCCAAAGGATTTGGCTTCATTCAGCGCGAGAGTGGCGAGGACGTTTTCGTTCATCACTCCGCCATTCAGGCCAACGGCTTCCGCAGCCTGGCCGAAGGCCAGCGCGTGGAATTTAAGGTGACGAAGGGTCAGAAGGGCTTGCAGGCTGAAGAAGTTCGCGCCCTCTAA
- a CDS encoding DEAD/DEAH box helicase, with the protein MISNFSELPISNYLGKRLFANNFQTPTPIQSDAIPIALSGRDLLATAQTGTGKTLAFLIPVAERLLSIRGAGVHALVLVPTRELAIQVQQQYEQLRGKKLPAAALAIGGASERQQIAALRTANLVIATPGRLEDFLRRGLVKLSTTQILVLDEADRMLDMGFLPSIRRIANSLPRQRQTLCFSATLDPAVAHIVSDFVENPARIALGSTSKPAASVKLQAFEVAANQRLSLLVRLLHEEDGRCLVFVRTKRGADRLARQLEKQGFSTGTLHGDRSQSQRNAALARFQDGTVPILVATDVASRGIHVDDVAHVINYELPQLAEDLIHRVGRTGRIGAAGVASVFVTHQDRAEFRNLERTLGLKIERMSVDQDLAVEERSGPVVVQGAPMQMVPGSKMVRLPGEVFQRYAAV; encoded by the coding sequence TTGATTTCCAATTTTTCTGAGCTCCCCATTTCGAACTATCTCGGGAAGCGACTTTTCGCCAACAATTTTCAAACACCCACCCCAATACAAAGCGACGCAATCCCAATCGCGCTCAGCGGAAGAGATCTCCTGGCAACCGCGCAGACCGGAACCGGTAAGACGCTTGCCTTCCTGATTCCCGTAGCGGAACGGCTGCTGAGTATCCGCGGAGCCGGCGTTCACGCGCTCGTACTTGTGCCAACCCGGGAATTGGCCATTCAGGTTCAGCAACAATATGAGCAACTGCGCGGCAAGAAGCTGCCAGCTGCGGCTCTCGCCATCGGCGGAGCGTCGGAGCGCCAGCAGATTGCGGCACTGCGCACAGCGAATCTCGTGATCGCGACTCCAGGACGGCTGGAGGATTTTCTCCGCCGAGGCTTGGTTAAGTTGAGCACGACGCAAATCCTGGTGCTCGACGAAGCCGATCGCATGCTCGACATGGGCTTTCTACCTTCGATTCGCCGCATCGCGAACAGCTTGCCGCGCCAGCGTCAGACCCTCTGTTTTTCGGCGACGCTCGATCCGGCGGTGGCGCACATCGTCAGCGACTTCGTCGAGAATCCGGCACGCATTGCGCTGGGTTCGACGTCGAAGCCGGCTGCGAGCGTAAAGCTGCAGGCGTTTGAGGTGGCCGCGAATCAGCGACTGTCATTGCTTGTCCGGCTCCTCCACGAAGAGGATGGCCGCTGCCTCGTGTTTGTGCGCACCAAACGCGGAGCCGACCGGCTCGCGCGCCAACTCGAAAAGCAGGGATTCAGCACGGGCACTCTGCACGGCGACCGTTCACAATCGCAACGAAACGCAGCTCTGGCTCGGTTTCAGGACGGAACTGTGCCAATACTCGTCGCCACCGACGTGGCATCGCGCGGCATCCACGTGGACGACGTCGCGCACGTAATCAACTACGAACTGCCGCAACTGGCCGAGGATTTGATTCACCGTGTGGGCCGCACCGGCCGGATCGGCGCTGCCGGAGTCGCATCCGTCTTCGTCACACACCAGGATCGAGCCGAGTTTCGCAACCTTGAGCGCACGCTGGGACTAAAGATCGAGAGGATGAGCGTCGATCAAGATCTGGCCGTCGAAGAGAGATCAGGCCCCGTGGTCGTTCAGGGCGCGCCGATGCAGATGGTGCCGGGTTCCAAAATGGTCCGCCTGCCGGGCGAAGTATTCCAGCGTTACGCTGCGGTTTAG
- the infC gene encoding translation initiation factor IF-3, with protein MLYFENLCGPKPRHSPEESIDKRFIRINERIRAREIRVIDETGTQLGIMQPFEALKIARERGLDLVEISPTANPPVCRIQDYGKFLYEKEKQERAAKKNQKVITIKEVKFRINVDEHDYEFKKNHVLRFLEQGDKVKATIFFRGREMTHTNLGREVLERLLKEVGDRAVVEFRPRMEGNTLHAILAPPKKVEGKKQAPPKPQQGSPAAQQA; from the coding sequence ATGCTATACTTCGAGAATCTGTGCGGTCCGAAGCCGCGTCACTCCCCGGAGGAAAGTATCGACAAGCGTTTTATCCGCATCAATGAGCGTATTCGCGCCCGCGAAATCCGCGTAATCGACGAAACCGGAACTCAGCTCGGCATCATGCAACCGTTTGAGGCGCTCAAAATCGCCCGTGAAAGAGGACTCGACCTGGTGGAAATTTCGCCTACCGCGAATCCCCCTGTCTGCCGCATTCAGGATTACGGCAAGTTTCTCTACGAAAAGGAGAAGCAGGAGCGCGCGGCGAAGAAGAACCAGAAAGTCATCACCATCAAAGAAGTAAAGTTCCGCATCAACGTCGACGAGCACGACTACGAGTTCAAAAAGAACCACGTACTGCGCTTCCTAGAACAAGGCGACAAAGTAAAAGCCACGATCTTCTTCCGCGGCCGAGAAATGACGCATACCAATCTGGGACGCGAAGTTCTCGAGCGTCTGCTGAAAGAAGTAGGCGACCGCGCCGTGGTCGAGTTTCGTCCGCGCATGGAAGGTAACACGTTGCACGCCATTCTTGCCCCACCGAAGAAGGTCGAAGGCAAGAAGCAAGCTCCTCCAAAGCCGCAACAGGGTAGTCCTGCAGCGCAGCAAGCGTAA
- the rpmI gene encoding 50S ribosomal protein L35, producing MPKLKTHSGAAKRFKKTGSGRVKRGHAFMRHILTSKTKKTKRRLDLDTMVDKADQPKVKRMIPY from the coding sequence ATGCCGAAATTAAAAACCCACAGTGGCGCTGCTAAACGCTTCAAGAAGACCGGCAGCGGTCGGGTGAAGCGTGGGCACGCGTTCATGCGCCATATTCTTACGTCCAAGACGAAGAAGACGAAGCGGCGCCTGGACCTGGACACGATGGTCGATAAGGCCGACCAGCCCAAAGTAAAGCGCATGATTCCGTACTAA
- the rplT gene encoding 50S ribosomal protein L20: MPRVKRGTKRRAKRKKILERASGYFLTKSKLYRSAKESVERGLKFAYAGRKQKKRQYRSIWIVRINAAAKLNGISYSQFINGLKKAGVELDRKVLAELAANDAPAFATLAAQAKSALAKSA, encoded by the coding sequence ATGCCTCGCGTAAAACGCGGAACTAAGAGGCGCGCCAAGCGGAAAAAGATACTTGAGCGTGCAAGTGGATACTTTTTAACTAAATCGAAACTCTATCGCTCAGCGAAAGAGAGCGTCGAACGCGGACTTAAGTTCGCCTACGCTGGACGCAAGCAGAAGAAGCGCCAATATCGCTCGATCTGGATCGTGCGCATCAACGCGGCAGCCAAGCTGAACGGTATCAGCTACAGCCAATTCATCAACGGATTGAAGAAGGCCGGCGTGGAGCTTGATCGCAAGGTGCTCGCCGAGTTGGCAGCGAACGATGCTCCCGCATTTGCTACGCTGGCCGCGCAAGCGAAGTCGGCGCTGGCGAAGAGCGCTTAG
- the pheS gene encoding phenylalanine--tRNA ligase subunit alpha, giving the protein MYSVPKLDDFSAAALDSAGRELTSALSSETKSISSENEWKALRDRWMARKNGILTQVNEQWLKAAPGPAKRDVGRRVNELKKLVEEKIDATLAGISSGSSASRFEQERIDVTLPGNRRKLGVEHPLIRTKNEIVAVFKAMGYSVAEGPEVETDYYNFESLNFPPNHPARDTQDTLIVAGQQNKPLRERLLLRTHTSPVQIRVMEKQPPPVRVIVPGKVHRADTADATHSPIFHQVEGLAVDTNITFCDLKGTLDRWAKEMFGSAVRTRFYPSFFPFTEPSADMQISCFKCGGSGKLDGGRCAMCKASGWIEILGSGMVDPKVYGFVGYDPQKYSGFAFGMGVERIAILKYGVEDIQLFYQGDVRFLEQFA; this is encoded by the coding sequence ATGTACTCCGTTCCCAAGCTCGACGATTTCTCTGCCGCAGCGCTCGACAGCGCCGGACGCGAGCTGACGTCTGCCTTAAGTAGCGAAACGAAGAGCATTTCATCGGAAAACGAATGGAAAGCTCTCCGCGACCGCTGGATGGCGCGCAAGAACGGCATCCTCACACAAGTCAACGAGCAGTGGCTCAAAGCCGCGCCGGGACCGGCGAAGCGCGATGTCGGCCGGCGGGTGAATGAACTTAAGAAGCTGGTCGAAGAAAAAATCGATGCGACTCTTGCGGGAATCTCATCTGGTTCTTCAGCATCGCGCTTCGAGCAGGAGCGGATCGATGTGACCCTGCCTGGCAATCGCCGCAAGCTCGGCGTCGAGCATCCGCTGATTCGCACCAAGAACGAAATTGTCGCCGTGTTCAAAGCCATGGGCTACTCCGTCGCTGAAGGGCCGGAGGTTGAGACCGACTACTACAACTTCGAGTCGCTCAACTTCCCCCCGAATCATCCGGCGCGCGATACCCAGGACACTCTCATCGTTGCCGGTCAGCAGAACAAGCCTTTGCGCGAACGTCTGCTGCTGCGGACGCATACGTCACCGGTCCAGATTCGAGTCATGGAGAAGCAGCCGCCGCCGGTGCGCGTAATCGTTCCTGGAAAAGTTCATCGCGCCGACACTGCGGACGCGACCCATTCGCCGATCTTCCATCAAGTGGAGGGATTGGCGGTGGATACAAACATCACTTTTTGCGATCTGAAGGGCACGCTCGACCGCTGGGCGAAAGAGATGTTCGGCTCCGCCGTGAGAACACGTTTCTATCCATCATTTTTCCCATTTACGGAACCGAGCGCGGATATGCAGATCTCGTGCTTTAAGTGCGGAGGCAGCGGCAAGCTCGACGGCGGACGTTGCGCCATGTGCAAAGCCAGCGGATGGATCGAGATTCTCGGCTCGGGCATGGTTGATCCCAAAGTGTACGGATTCGTAGGCTACGATCCACAGAAGTACAGCGGTTTTGCCTTCGGCATGGGTGTAGAAAGAATCGCGATTCTGAAGTACGGAGTTGAAGACATTCAGCTCTTTTATCAGGGCGATGTGAGGTTTTTGGAGCAGTTTGCGTGA
- the pheT gene encoding phenylalanine--tRNA ligase subunit beta — protein sequence MHISPNWLREFVPLRVDYHRLAEDLTHSGIAVESITGEGAAMIFEMEITTNRVDAMNHYGVARECSAIYDLDLKPITPHLPNTGHLDPFPIEIVEPELCARYTARVIRDVHIDKSPEHILERLLIEDHHGINNVADATNYTLMEMGHPTHAFDLDLLEGGKIVVRLARKGEKLKTLDGVERELHPEDLVIADAVKPVALAGVMGGWDTMITSRTRNVLIESAWFDPATVRRTARRQGMHTDASHRFERGADWGATPLACDRVAELVLESAGGKLGGYNDALGRDLTRTAIELHRGEIRRILGQEIPDTDTSRILRRLGFIRTTKRSSSSSTASSAAVAEQANSYPVTIPTWRMDVEREIDLIEEIARVYGFNNFVNTLPAFSGAVVEQPYAMPEAKTRARLLALGYDEAISPTFISRSDAEQFATSRAVALENPLSEEVPLLRNRLLPGMLNMLAWNFNRGSSEVRLFEMGNVFSADGDRVNQRYNACIAGTGAVPETNLEQAPRALDFFDLKGDVENLLDLFAAESLRFEAPGAKYLHPGRSAKILLNGEPVGELGQLHPDVAAERKLKQPVWIVQLDLDTLFCVPLREPRYRRLSRFPSVERDFSLLLDASVPYSRLRAAIENLSMPEMIAIVPRELFRGGSVPAGKYSLLLRVVFQSSDRTLRDDEVADWSRKIIAVIEQLGGSLRA from the coding sequence ATGCACATTTCTCCCAATTGGCTTCGTGAGTTCGTCCCGCTGCGGGTGGATTACCACCGCTTGGCGGAGGACTTGACTCACTCCGGTATCGCCGTCGAGAGCATCACCGGCGAAGGCGCCGCGATGATCTTCGAGATGGAGATCACGACCAACCGCGTCGATGCGATGAACCACTACGGCGTCGCGCGTGAGTGCTCGGCCATCTACGACCTCGACCTGAAGCCGATCACACCGCATCTTCCCAATACAGGACATCTCGATCCATTCCCGATTGAGATCGTTGAACCCGAACTGTGCGCGCGATACACGGCGCGTGTTATCCGCGACGTTCACATCGACAAGTCTCCTGAGCACATTCTTGAGCGCCTGCTGATCGAAGATCATCACGGAATCAACAACGTTGCGGATGCGACCAACTACACGCTGATGGAGATGGGACATCCCACGCACGCGTTCGATCTCGATCTGCTTGAGGGCGGCAAAATCGTCGTGCGACTTGCGCGCAAGGGCGAGAAACTCAAAACTCTGGACGGAGTCGAGCGTGAGCTGCATCCCGAAGACCTGGTCATCGCCGATGCCGTGAAACCCGTCGCTCTGGCGGGTGTGATGGGTGGCTGGGACACGATGATCACCAGCAGGACTCGCAACGTGCTCATCGAATCGGCGTGGTTTGATCCCGCCACCGTGCGCCGAACGGCGCGGCGACAAGGGATGCATACTGACGCATCGCACCGCTTTGAGCGCGGCGCCGATTGGGGTGCGACTCCGCTTGCCTGCGATCGCGTCGCAGAACTAGTCCTTGAAAGCGCTGGCGGTAAGTTGGGCGGCTACAATGACGCGCTAGGCCGCGATCTCACGCGTACTGCCATCGAGCTGCATCGAGGCGAGATTCGCCGCATCCTCGGCCAGGAAATTCCCGACACTGACACGAGCCGCATTCTGCGCCGGCTCGGCTTTATTCGCACCACCAAGCGCTCAAGTTCTTCGAGTACAGCATCGAGCGCGGCCGTCGCGGAACAGGCAAATTCGTATCCGGTGACCATTCCGACCTGGCGCATGGACGTGGAGCGCGAGATCGATCTGATCGAAGAGATCGCGCGCGTTTATGGCTTCAACAACTTCGTCAACACCCTTCCGGCATTCTCAGGAGCAGTCGTTGAGCAGCCCTATGCCATGCCCGAGGCGAAGACTCGTGCTCGCCTGTTGGCCCTCGGCTACGACGAGGCCATCTCGCCGACGTTCATTTCCAGGTCCGATGCTGAACAGTTTGCCACTAGTCGCGCAGTCGCACTGGAAAACCCGCTAAGCGAAGAGGTGCCTCTGCTGCGCAACCGCCTGCTTCCCGGCATGCTCAATATGCTCGCCTGGAACTTTAACCGCGGATCAAGCGAGGTGCGGCTCTTCGAAATGGGAAACGTTTTCTCTGCCGACGGAGACCGCGTCAATCAGAGATACAACGCCTGCATCGCAGGCACAGGCGCAGTTCCTGAGACAAATCTGGAACAAGCCCCGAGGGCGCTCGACTTCTTTGACCTCAAAGGCGACGTTGAGAATCTGCTCGATCTATTCGCCGCCGAATCGCTGCGTTTCGAAGCTCCGGGAGCCAAATATCTGCATCCGGGACGCTCGGCGAAGATTCTCTTGAATGGAGAACCTGTCGGCGAACTGGGGCAATTACATCCTGATGTGGCAGCCGAACGCAAGCTCAAACAGCCAGTCTGGATCGTGCAGCTCGATCTAGACACTTTGTTCTGCGTCCCGCTGCGTGAACCTCGGTATCGGCGGCTCTCGCGCTTCCCTTCCGTTGAGCGCGATTTTTCTCTGCTGCTCGACGCCAGCGTGCCCTACAGCCGTCTGCGCGCAGCTATCGAGAATCTGAGCATGCCTGAGATGATCGCGATTGTCCCCCGCGAACTCTTCCGTGGCGGCTCGGTCCCCGCCGGCAAATATTCACTGTTGCTGCGGGTGGTCTTCCAGTCCTCCGATCGCACCCTGCGCGATGACGAGGTGGCAGATTGGAGCCGAAAAATCATCGCGGTCATTGAACAACTGGGCGGATCTCTGCGTGCCTAG
- a CDS encoding PilZ domain-containing protein, giving the protein MESPEPQVCEQVFVDRRRDERVNQPESVKVWVDEPGAETEFQAVLVNISCSGFAIRHWRKELSVGQKVRIAFLTKGEIMARVMWNWTVGPVVISGLEREQTAPIIGFGPRTDSAPDLTISRSNARAWFLAAGTGLLVVIGWYLTNKGW; this is encoded by the coding sequence ATGGAGTCCCCTGAACCCCAGGTATGCGAGCAGGTGTTTGTCGACCGTCGGCGCGATGAACGGGTGAACCAACCGGAGTCGGTGAAAGTCTGGGTGGACGAGCCCGGCGCCGAAACCGAGTTTCAGGCTGTTCTGGTGAACATTAGCTGCAGCGGATTTGCCATCCGCCACTGGCGTAAGGAATTGTCGGTCGGGCAGAAGGTCCGCATTGCTTTTCTGACCAAAGGCGAGATCATGGCCCGTGTGATGTGGAACTGGACGGTTGGCCCGGTGGTTATTTCTGGACTCGAACGGGAGCAGACCGCACCGATTATCGGATTCGGACCGCGCACTGACTCGGCGCCAGATTTAACTATTTCGCGGTCCAACGCTCGCGCATGGTTTCTGGCTGCAGGTACGGGGCTTCTAGTTGTGATCGGGTGGTACTTAACCAATAAAGGCTGGTAG